Proteins encoded in a region of the Micropterus dolomieu isolate WLL.071019.BEF.003 ecotype Adirondacks linkage group LG07, ASM2129224v1, whole genome shotgun sequence genome:
- the gpm6bb gene encoding glycoprotein M6Bb isoform X3, producing METPSEENQDQKQDKRGCFECCIKCLGGVPYASLVATILCFSGVALFCGCGHVALTGTVTILETHFSKVTSDHAMLTDVIQLMQYVIYGIASFFFLYGIILLAEGFYTTSAVKELHSEFKTTICGRCISGMFVLLTYILGVAWLGVFGFSAVPVFLFYNMWSTCAALNSSVVNVTNIDAICVDVRQYGIIPWNAMPGKACGSTLGNICSTSEFYLSYHLYIVACAGAGATVIALLIYMMATTYNFAVLKFKSREDCCTKF from the exons GTTGCTTTGAATGCTGCATCAAATGTTTAGGCGGGGTGCCGTACGCGTCACTGGTCGCTACGATCCTCTGCTTCTCTGGCGTTGCCCTGTTCTGCGGATGTGGCCATGTGGCTCTCACTGGCACCGTGACAATCCTGGAAACCCACTTCTCCAAGGTCACTAGTGATCATGCCATGTTGACTGATGT AATACAGCTGATGCAGTATGTCATCTATGGCATTGCTTCGTTTTTCTTCCTGTATGGGATCATTCTGCTGGCTGAGGGCTTCTACACAACCAGTGCAGTCAAGGAACTGCACAGCGAGTTCAAGACCACCATCTGTGGCCGCTGCATCAGTGGAATG TTTGTGTTGCTCACATACATTCTGGGTGTGGCCTGGCTAGGTGTGTTTGGCTTCTCTGCCGTGCCGGTCTTCCTCTTCTATAACATGTGGTCTACCTGTGCCGCCTTGAATTCTTCCGTGGTCAACGTCACCAACATTGATGCCATCTGCGTGGATGTTCGTCAGTATG GAATTATCCCATGGAATGCCATGCCAGGCAAGGCCTGTGGATCTACGCTAGGTAACATCTGCAGCACCAGTGAG TTCTACCTGTCTTATCACCTGTACATCGTAGCGTGCGCTGGGGCAGGAGCCACCGTGATCGCTCTG CTGATCTACATGATGGCTACCACTTATAACTTTGCCGTTTTGAAGTTTAAGAGTCGAGAAGACTGCTGCACTAagttttaa
- the gpm6bb gene encoding glycoprotein M6Bb isoform X2, with protein sequence MGCFECCIKCLGGVPYASLVATILCFSGVALFCGCGHVALTGTVTILETHFSKVTSDHAMLTDVIQLMQYVIYGIASFFFLYGIILLAEGFYTTSAVKELHSEFKTTICGRCISGMFVLLTYILGVAWLGVFGFSAVPVFLFYNMWSTCAALNSSVVNVTNIDAICVDVRQYGIIPWNAMPGKACGSTLGNICSTSEFYLSYHLYIVACAGAGATVIALIHFLMILSANWAYLKDASQMHAYQDIKMKEERELQDITSRSKECLNSYT encoded by the exons GTTGCTTTGAATGCTGCATCAAATGTTTAGGCGGGGTGCCGTACGCGTCACTGGTCGCTACGATCCTCTGCTTCTCTGGCGTTGCCCTGTTCTGCGGATGTGGCCATGTGGCTCTCACTGGCACCGTGACAATCCTGGAAACCCACTTCTCCAAGGTCACTAGTGATCATGCCATGTTGACTGATGT AATACAGCTGATGCAGTATGTCATCTATGGCATTGCTTCGTTTTTCTTCCTGTATGGGATCATTCTGCTGGCTGAGGGCTTCTACACAACCAGTGCAGTCAAGGAACTGCACAGCGAGTTCAAGACCACCATCTGTGGCCGCTGCATCAGTGGAATG TTTGTGTTGCTCACATACATTCTGGGTGTGGCCTGGCTAGGTGTGTTTGGCTTCTCTGCCGTGCCGGTCTTCCTCTTCTATAACATGTGGTCTACCTGTGCCGCCTTGAATTCTTCCGTGGTCAACGTCACCAACATTGATGCCATCTGCGTGGATGTTCGTCAGTATG GAATTATCCCATGGAATGCCATGCCAGGCAAGGCCTGTGGATCTACGCTAGGTAACATCTGCAGCACCAGTGAG TTCTACCTGTCTTATCACCTGTACATCGTAGCGTGCGCTGGGGCAGGAGCCACCGTGATCGCTCTG ATCCACTTCCTCATGATTCTCTCAGCAAACTGGGCCTACCTTAAGGATGCCAGTCAAATGCATGCCTACCAAGACATCAAAATGAAGGAAGAGCGGGAGCTGCAGGACATCACGTCACGCTCAAAGGAATGCCTCAATTCCTACACATAA
- the ofd1 gene encoding oral-facial-digital syndrome 1 protein homolog isoform X2 — protein MSSAKEDTLSPDELRKRLYQTFKSKGVLDTLKTQLRNQLIHELKHPPLTGGEPVPRTVPGKSEPLLVSACNSIVADHLRISGYEYTLSVFYPESGLCKDKVSTKGELLQLLKISPESALYRSLFSNKESNDKGFLISLLTQLTHHYTRGLCHDADTQTISVASYGESLVEKMKMIDKEYESFNYSGDKWFSLQSKLAAYRKETEAQMQAEMNTKMNHFKDVEIAKVRMEEQAKFHKEFDKLKQELERTYEMKAKTLMDREKNAIDRLQKQQEIEEKNVYMQRQSVLKEIETQRSRENELRMRMEAFEKTCQIHEEKVKTTDELLRRRELALKTMEATYDQRLKNELSRYQLELKEEFVKRTEKLTKNENRNKMETARIQKESAVINANLVEHSRACSELRLLQAELETSQQQLSLMTQQKELLRERLETMSDYPSLKREKTELQGQLRLLKKQLEEAQEENRLLHADLAKPSKEQLALQMELRRLQSARSLDEEEFDNQKQVLQAQLQSEVERCAQLKGHLMECEEKSQWMTNHIEDLKMQLRQTQQALENEVLRNPNPSLVDRSVLELSTDKLVPPDIYVDRALLRARVGYDGICELGGPMRGHKAPWSDSPDSDTELVAEAKARIQELQKEAETLEEAYRNYQQRAVRSTISHMLPPRPLSPQPTHPSHHPDPPLRKQVSHHSHTHSPHKSKVSHRPLSPQTTRTPSSTYDTRNTILPAQPRVTFLEDHNQPQFTVFPDNSLQSLTEALYLRDGHSEDGSNPPPRCLSSPPHSSSRQKLQREIAEEAVVSPVAFPELPPDRQLPRAPHNEVVTSGDFSSELSSPQSPQLKSTARDQCSPPKLQPEFSSLESSPQPEKISLEDLTGILSEPSHIPELLLDTVVPLSEEAPDGPTVPRPQELPEDPKDLQAQAEVPQTLGESSAKEEDEEQRWERERKERQERRQREEEEARERELQELARLERELVEKPGQEEEIGSKKGGDLEPKQEADDDGEESKGENPLEKYMKMVLEAREKQHAQSPVRAEAGHTSPEAKSLSEEKDGSIAAYSHKEDDDDFW, from the exons ATGTCATCGGCCAAGGAAGACACGTTATCCCCAGATGAGCTGAGGAAAAGACTGTATCAAACGTTTAAAAGTAAAGGAGTGCTTGATACGCTCAAA ACGCAGCTGCGGAATCAGCTCATCCACGAGTTAAAACACCCCCCTTTGACTGGAGGAGAACCAGTTCCCAGAACAGTACCTGGGAAATCTGAACCCCTTTTGGTCTCAGCCTGCAACAGCATAGTGGCTGATCATCTCCGCATCTCGGGGTATGAGTACACCCTTTCTGTATTCTACCCTGAAAGTGGCCTGTGCAAAGACAAG GTTTCCACTAAGGGAGAGCTTCTTCAGCTTCTTAAAATTAGTCCTGAATCAGCCCTTTACAGATCCCTG TTTTCAAACAAAGAGAGCAATGATAAAG GGTTCCTGATCAGCCTTCTAACACAGCTAACACACCATTATACTCGCGGCCTGTGCCACGATGCTGATACTCAGACAATCAGCGTAGCAAGTTATGGAGAGTCTCTTG TTGAGAAGATGAAAATGATTGATAAGGAATACGAGAGCTTCAACTACAGTGGGGATAAATGGTTTTCGCTCCAATCAAAACTGGCTGCATATAGAAAAGAAACTGAAGCACAAATGCAAGCAGAAATGAACACAAAG atGAATCATTTTAAAGATGTTGAAATCGCCAAGGTAAGGATGGAAGAACAAGCTAAATTTCATAAAGAATTTGATAAACTGAAGCAAGAGCTGGAGAGGACTTACGAAATGAAGGCAAAGACATTGATGGACCGGGAGAAAAATGCCATTGATCggttacaaaaacaacaagag ATTGAAGAGAAAAATGTGTATATGCAGAGACAATCTGTCCTGAAAGAAATTGAAACACAGCGGAGCAGAGAAAATGAACTGAGGATGAGAATGGAGGCTTTTGAAAA GACTTGTCAAATTCATGAGGAGAAGGTCAAGACCACGGACGAGCTGCTGAGGAGGAGAGAACTGGCACTGAAGACGATGGAGGCGACATACGATCAACGGCTGAAGAATGAACTTTCCAG GTATCAGCTTGAGTTGAAGGAGGAATTTGTCAAGAGAACAGAAAAACTAACCAAGAATgagaacagaaacaaaa tggAAACTGCTCGTATCCAAAAGGAGTCAGCTGTAATTAATGCCAATTTAGTGGAGCATAGTAGAGCATGTTCAGAGCTGAGACTGCTGCAG GCTGAGCTAGAGacatcacagcagcagctttctCTAATGACTCAACAGAAGGAGCTGTTAAGGGAAAGACTGGAGACCATGAGTGACTACCCCagtttgaaaagagagaaaacagagctGCAGGGGCAACTGCGACTGCTAAAGAAACAGCTGGAGGAGGCCCAAGAGGAGAACCGGCTTCTCCATGCTG ATTTAGCCAAGCCGTCCAAAGAGCAGCTGGCCCTGCAGATGGAGCTACGGAGGCTACAGAGCGCTCGCAGTCTGGATGAGGAAGAGTTTGACAACCAGAAACAGGTGCTGCAGGCACAGCTCCAGAGTGAG GTGGAGCGTTGCGCTCAGCTCAAGGGTCATTTGATGGAGTGTGAAGAGAAGTCACAATGGATGACTAACCACATTGAGGACCTTAAGATGCAGCTTCGCCAAACTCAACAAG CTCTTGAAAATGAAGTGCTGCGTAACCCCAATCCCTCTCTTGTTGATCGTTCAGTGTTGGAGCTCAGCACAGACAAGCTGGTTCCCCCTGACATCTATGTGGACAGGGCTCTGCTGAGGGCCAGGGTGGGTTATGATGGTATTTGTGAATTGGGCGGGCCCATGCGAGGACACAAGGCGCCTTGGAGTGACTCTCCAGACTCCGACACGGAGCTGGTGGCTGAGGCCAAGGCTCGGATCCAGGAGCTGCAGAAAGAGGCTGAGACCTTGGAGGAAGCCTACAGGAACTACCAGCAGAGGGCAGTGCGCTCCACCATCTCACACATGCTTCCCCCTAGACCCCTTTCCCCACAACCAACACATCCTTCCCATCACCCTGACCCTCCTCTAAGAAAGCAAGTCTCTCACCATTCACACACCCACTCACCACACAAATCTAAGGTCTCACACAGACCACTGTCTCCACAAACCACCAGAACGCCCTCCTCAACCTATGACACCAGAAACACCATACTACCTGCACAACCAAGAGTGACCTTCTTAGAAGACCATAACCAACCACAGTTCACAGTTTTCCCTGATAACAGTCTCCAGTCTTTAACTGAAGCCCTGTATCTAAGAGATGGACACTCTGAGGATGGGAGCAACCCTCCACCCAGATGTTTATCCTCACCACCACACTCTTCCTCTAGGCAGAAACTTCAAAGAGAGATTGCAgaag AAGCAGTTGTGTCTCCGGTGGCATTCCCGGAGCTGCCGCCTGACAGACAGCTCCCTCGCGCCCCCCACAACGAGGTGGTGACCTCAGGTGACTTTTCCTCTGAGCTCAGTTCACCTCAAAGTCCTCAGCTGAAGAGCACAGCGCGAGACCAGTGCAG TCCACCAAAGCTACAGCCTGAGTTCTCCAGCTTGGAGTCTTCCCCACAGCCTGAGAAAATAAGCCTTGAAGATCTCACCGGGATTTTGTCAG AGCCCAGCCACATTCCAGAGCTTCTCCTGGACACTGTCGTCCCTCTCTCTGAGGAGGCCCCTGACGGCCCCACTGTCCCCCGCCCACAGGAACTCCCAGAAGACCCAAAAGACTTGCAGGCCCAGGCGG AAGTCCCACAAACTTTGGGTGAATCATCTGCTAAGGAAGAAGATGAAGAGCAAAGGTGGGAAAGGGAGCGGAAGGAAAGGCAAGAACGAAGGcaaagggaggaagaggaagccagagagagggagctgcaaGAACTGGCAAGACTGGAGAGAGAGCTG GTGGAGAAACCAGGACAGGAAGAAGAAATTGGAAGTAAGAAAGGAGGAGATTTAGAGCCAAAGCAAGAAGCGGATGATGACGGAGAGGAGTCTAAAGGTGAAAATCCATTGGAGAAATACATGAAGATGGTCCTGGAAGCAAGAGAGAAGCAGCATGCGCAA AGCCCTGTAAGAGCAGAAGCAGGACATACAAGCCCAGAGGCTAAGAGTTTGTCTGAGGAGAAAGATGGCAG cATTGCAGCATATTCACACaaggaggatgatgatgatttctGGTGA
- the gpm6bb gene encoding glycoprotein M6Bb isoform X1 yields METPSEENQDQKQDKRGCFECCIKCLGGVPYASLVATILCFSGVALFCGCGHVALTGTVTILETHFSKVTSDHAMLTDVIQLMQYVIYGIASFFFLYGIILLAEGFYTTSAVKELHSEFKTTICGRCISGMFVLLTYILGVAWLGVFGFSAVPVFLFYNMWSTCAALNSSVVNVTNIDAICVDVRQYGIIPWNAMPGKACGSTLGNICSTSEFYLSYHLYIVACAGAGATVIALIHFLMILSANWAYLKDASQMHAYQDIKMKEERELQDITSRSKECLNSYT; encoded by the exons GTTGCTTTGAATGCTGCATCAAATGTTTAGGCGGGGTGCCGTACGCGTCACTGGTCGCTACGATCCTCTGCTTCTCTGGCGTTGCCCTGTTCTGCGGATGTGGCCATGTGGCTCTCACTGGCACCGTGACAATCCTGGAAACCCACTTCTCCAAGGTCACTAGTGATCATGCCATGTTGACTGATGT AATACAGCTGATGCAGTATGTCATCTATGGCATTGCTTCGTTTTTCTTCCTGTATGGGATCATTCTGCTGGCTGAGGGCTTCTACACAACCAGTGCAGTCAAGGAACTGCACAGCGAGTTCAAGACCACCATCTGTGGCCGCTGCATCAGTGGAATG TTTGTGTTGCTCACATACATTCTGGGTGTGGCCTGGCTAGGTGTGTTTGGCTTCTCTGCCGTGCCGGTCTTCCTCTTCTATAACATGTGGTCTACCTGTGCCGCCTTGAATTCTTCCGTGGTCAACGTCACCAACATTGATGCCATCTGCGTGGATGTTCGTCAGTATG GAATTATCCCATGGAATGCCATGCCAGGCAAGGCCTGTGGATCTACGCTAGGTAACATCTGCAGCACCAGTGAG TTCTACCTGTCTTATCACCTGTACATCGTAGCGTGCGCTGGGGCAGGAGCCACCGTGATCGCTCTG ATCCACTTCCTCATGATTCTCTCAGCAAACTGGGCCTACCTTAAGGATGCCAGTCAAATGCATGCCTACCAAGACATCAAAATGAAGGAAGAGCGGGAGCTGCAGGACATCACGTCACGCTCAAAGGAATGCCTCAATTCCTACACATAA
- the ofd1 gene encoding oral-facial-digital syndrome 1 protein homolog isoform X1 encodes MSSAKEDTLSPDELRKRLYQTFKSKGVLDTLKTQLRNQLIHELKHPPLTGGEPVPRTVPGKSEPLLVSACNSIVADHLRISGYEYTLSVFYPESGLCKDKVSTKGELLQLLKISPESALYRSLFSNKESNDKGFLISLLTQLTHHYTRGLCHDADTQTISVASYGESLVEKMKMIDKEYESFNYSGDKWFSLQSKLAAYRKETEAQMQAEMNTKMNHFKDVEIAKVRMEEQAKFHKEFDKLKQELERTYEMKAKTLMDREKNAIDRLQKQQEIEEKNVYMQRQSVLKEIETQRSRENELRMRMEAFEKTCQIHEEKVKTTDELLRRRELALKTMEATYDQRLKNELSRYQLELKEEFVKRTEKLTKNENRNKMETARIQKESAVINANLVEHSRACSELRLLQAELETSQQQLSLMTQQKELLRERLETMSDYPSLKREKTELQGQLRLLKKQLEEAQEENRLLHADLAKPSKEQLALQMELRRLQSARSLDEEEFDNQKQVLQAQLQSEVERCAQLKGHLMECEEKSQWMTNHIEDLKMQLRQTQQALENEVLRNPNPSLVDRSVLELSTDKLVPPDIYVDRALLRARVGYDGICELGGPMRGHKAPWSDSPDSDTELVAEAKARIQELQKEAETLEEAYRNYQQRAVRSTISHMLPPRPLSPQPTHPSHHPDPPLRKQVSHHSHTHSPHKSKVSHRPLSPQTTRTPSSTYDTRNTILPAQPRVTFLEDHNQPQFTVFPDNSLQSLTEALYLRDGHSEDGSNPPPRCLSSPPHSSSRQKLQREIAEEAVVSPVAFPELPPDRQLPRAPHNEVVTSGDFSSELSSPQSPQLKSTARDQCSPPKLQPEFSSLESSPQPEKISLEDLTGILSEPSHIPELLLDTVVPLSEEAPDGPTVPRPQELPEDPKDLQAQAEVPQTLGESSAKEEDEEQRWERERKERQERRQREEEEARERELQELARLERELLMQQVEKPGQEEEIGSKKGGDLEPKQEADDDGEESKGENPLEKYMKMVLEAREKQHAQSPVRAEAGHTSPEAKSLSEEKDGSIAAYSHKEDDDDFW; translated from the exons ATGTCATCGGCCAAGGAAGACACGTTATCCCCAGATGAGCTGAGGAAAAGACTGTATCAAACGTTTAAAAGTAAAGGAGTGCTTGATACGCTCAAA ACGCAGCTGCGGAATCAGCTCATCCACGAGTTAAAACACCCCCCTTTGACTGGAGGAGAACCAGTTCCCAGAACAGTACCTGGGAAATCTGAACCCCTTTTGGTCTCAGCCTGCAACAGCATAGTGGCTGATCATCTCCGCATCTCGGGGTATGAGTACACCCTTTCTGTATTCTACCCTGAAAGTGGCCTGTGCAAAGACAAG GTTTCCACTAAGGGAGAGCTTCTTCAGCTTCTTAAAATTAGTCCTGAATCAGCCCTTTACAGATCCCTG TTTTCAAACAAAGAGAGCAATGATAAAG GGTTCCTGATCAGCCTTCTAACACAGCTAACACACCATTATACTCGCGGCCTGTGCCACGATGCTGATACTCAGACAATCAGCGTAGCAAGTTATGGAGAGTCTCTTG TTGAGAAGATGAAAATGATTGATAAGGAATACGAGAGCTTCAACTACAGTGGGGATAAATGGTTTTCGCTCCAATCAAAACTGGCTGCATATAGAAAAGAAACTGAAGCACAAATGCAAGCAGAAATGAACACAAAG atGAATCATTTTAAAGATGTTGAAATCGCCAAGGTAAGGATGGAAGAACAAGCTAAATTTCATAAAGAATTTGATAAACTGAAGCAAGAGCTGGAGAGGACTTACGAAATGAAGGCAAAGACATTGATGGACCGGGAGAAAAATGCCATTGATCggttacaaaaacaacaagag ATTGAAGAGAAAAATGTGTATATGCAGAGACAATCTGTCCTGAAAGAAATTGAAACACAGCGGAGCAGAGAAAATGAACTGAGGATGAGAATGGAGGCTTTTGAAAA GACTTGTCAAATTCATGAGGAGAAGGTCAAGACCACGGACGAGCTGCTGAGGAGGAGAGAACTGGCACTGAAGACGATGGAGGCGACATACGATCAACGGCTGAAGAATGAACTTTCCAG GTATCAGCTTGAGTTGAAGGAGGAATTTGTCAAGAGAACAGAAAAACTAACCAAGAATgagaacagaaacaaaa tggAAACTGCTCGTATCCAAAAGGAGTCAGCTGTAATTAATGCCAATTTAGTGGAGCATAGTAGAGCATGTTCAGAGCTGAGACTGCTGCAG GCTGAGCTAGAGacatcacagcagcagctttctCTAATGACTCAACAGAAGGAGCTGTTAAGGGAAAGACTGGAGACCATGAGTGACTACCCCagtttgaaaagagagaaaacagagctGCAGGGGCAACTGCGACTGCTAAAGAAACAGCTGGAGGAGGCCCAAGAGGAGAACCGGCTTCTCCATGCTG ATTTAGCCAAGCCGTCCAAAGAGCAGCTGGCCCTGCAGATGGAGCTACGGAGGCTACAGAGCGCTCGCAGTCTGGATGAGGAAGAGTTTGACAACCAGAAACAGGTGCTGCAGGCACAGCTCCAGAGTGAG GTGGAGCGTTGCGCTCAGCTCAAGGGTCATTTGATGGAGTGTGAAGAGAAGTCACAATGGATGACTAACCACATTGAGGACCTTAAGATGCAGCTTCGCCAAACTCAACAAG CTCTTGAAAATGAAGTGCTGCGTAACCCCAATCCCTCTCTTGTTGATCGTTCAGTGTTGGAGCTCAGCACAGACAAGCTGGTTCCCCCTGACATCTATGTGGACAGGGCTCTGCTGAGGGCCAGGGTGGGTTATGATGGTATTTGTGAATTGGGCGGGCCCATGCGAGGACACAAGGCGCCTTGGAGTGACTCTCCAGACTCCGACACGGAGCTGGTGGCTGAGGCCAAGGCTCGGATCCAGGAGCTGCAGAAAGAGGCTGAGACCTTGGAGGAAGCCTACAGGAACTACCAGCAGAGGGCAGTGCGCTCCACCATCTCACACATGCTTCCCCCTAGACCCCTTTCCCCACAACCAACACATCCTTCCCATCACCCTGACCCTCCTCTAAGAAAGCAAGTCTCTCACCATTCACACACCCACTCACCACACAAATCTAAGGTCTCACACAGACCACTGTCTCCACAAACCACCAGAACGCCCTCCTCAACCTATGACACCAGAAACACCATACTACCTGCACAACCAAGAGTGACCTTCTTAGAAGACCATAACCAACCACAGTTCACAGTTTTCCCTGATAACAGTCTCCAGTCTTTAACTGAAGCCCTGTATCTAAGAGATGGACACTCTGAGGATGGGAGCAACCCTCCACCCAGATGTTTATCCTCACCACCACACTCTTCCTCTAGGCAGAAACTTCAAAGAGAGATTGCAgaag AAGCAGTTGTGTCTCCGGTGGCATTCCCGGAGCTGCCGCCTGACAGACAGCTCCCTCGCGCCCCCCACAACGAGGTGGTGACCTCAGGTGACTTTTCCTCTGAGCTCAGTTCACCTCAAAGTCCTCAGCTGAAGAGCACAGCGCGAGACCAGTGCAG TCCACCAAAGCTACAGCCTGAGTTCTCCAGCTTGGAGTCTTCCCCACAGCCTGAGAAAATAAGCCTTGAAGATCTCACCGGGATTTTGTCAG AGCCCAGCCACATTCCAGAGCTTCTCCTGGACACTGTCGTCCCTCTCTCTGAGGAGGCCCCTGACGGCCCCACTGTCCCCCGCCCACAGGAACTCCCAGAAGACCCAAAAGACTTGCAGGCCCAGGCGG AAGTCCCACAAACTTTGGGTGAATCATCTGCTAAGGAAGAAGATGAAGAGCAAAGGTGGGAAAGGGAGCGGAAGGAAAGGCAAGAACGAAGGcaaagggaggaagaggaagccagagagagggagctgcaaGAACTGGCAAGACTGGAGAGAGAGCTG CTTATGCAACAGGTGGAGAAACCAGGACAGGAAGAAGAAATTGGAAGTAAGAAAGGAGGAGATTTAGAGCCAAAGCAAGAAGCGGATGATGACGGAGAGGAGTCTAAAGGTGAAAATCCATTGGAGAAATACATGAAGATGGTCCTGGAAGCAAGAGAGAAGCAGCATGCGCAA AGCCCTGTAAGAGCAGAAGCAGGACATACAAGCCCAGAGGCTAAGAGTTTGTCTGAGGAGAAAGATGGCAG cATTGCAGCATATTCACACaaggaggatgatgatgatttctGGTGA